In a single window of the Limibacillus halophilus genome:
- a CDS encoding sulfite exporter TauE/SafE family protein: MQIYLPIAEISLDIFLLLGLGGIVGFLSGLFGVGGGFLMTPLLLFIGVPPAVAVATQANQVVASSVSGVLAHWKRGNVDFKMGMVLLVGGFAGSTLGVALFSLLRQVGQIDLVINLVYVIFLGTIGGLMFWESVRALLRRRRSPGQRRKLHQHTWIHGLPLKMRFRKSRLYISALLPLAAGFVVGVLAAIMGVGGGFVLVPAMIYLLGMPTSVVIGTSLFQIIFVAANVTLLQATQNQTVDIVMALLLLTGSVIGAQFGSRLVSRIPADTLRILLAGMVLLVCSKLFVDLFARPSSIYVLEVLS, translated from the coding sequence ATGCAGATATACCTACCCATTGCCGAGATCTCGCTGGATATCTTCCTGCTTCTTGGCCTGGGCGGGATTGTTGGTTTTTTATCCGGGCTGTTTGGCGTCGGCGGCGGGTTCCTCATGACTCCCCTGCTGCTTTTCATCGGCGTGCCGCCGGCAGTCGCTGTGGCGACGCAGGCCAATCAGGTCGTCGCATCATCCGTCTCCGGGGTTCTGGCGCATTGGAAACGCGGCAACGTCGATTTCAAGATGGGCATGGTCTTGCTGGTCGGCGGTTTTGCGGGCTCTACTTTGGGTGTCGCGCTGTTTAGCCTGCTCCGCCAGGTTGGTCAGATCGATCTCGTCATCAACCTCGTCTATGTCATCTTCCTGGGCACGATCGGCGGGTTGATGTTTTGGGAAAGCGTGCGTGCTCTGCTGCGCCGGCGACGCAGTCCCGGCCAACGCCGAAAGCTGCATCAACACACCTGGATTCATGGGCTGCCCCTGAAGATGCGATTCCGCAAATCGCGTCTTTACATCAGCGCGCTCCTGCCTCTGGCGGCTGGTTTCGTTGTCGGCGTGCTCGCTGCCATCATGGGCGTGGGCGGCGGTTTCGTTCTGGTCCCGGCAATGATCTACCTCCTTGGCATGCCGACGTCGGTCGTTATCGGAACCTCCCTGTTTCAGATTATCTTCGTCGCCGCCAACGTGACCTTGCTTCAGGCCACACAGAACCAGACCGTCGACATTGTAATGGCATTACTGCTATTGACCGGAAGCGTGATCGGCGCCCAGTTCGGCAGTCGTCTGGTATCGCGCATACCCGCTGATACGCTGCGCATTCTGCTTGCCGGAATGGTGCTTTTGGTGTGCAGCAAGCTCTTCGTTGATCTCTTTGCAAGGCCTTCTTCGATCTATGTGCTCGAGGTGCTGTCGTGA
- the trpS gene encoding tryptophan--tRNA ligase translates to MNRIFSGVQPTGNLHLGNYLGAIRNFVTLQDDYESIFCVVDMHAITVWQNPEELRRHTREVTAAYLAAGIDPTQSIIFNQSQVAAHAELAWIFNCVARIGWLNRMTQFKEKAGKHKENASAGLYVYPNLMAADILVYKATHVPVGEDQKQHLELARDIAQKFNNDFGRDFFPLTEPLILGSATRVMSLRDGTRKMSKSEASDMSRINMTDDADAIAQKVRKAKTDTEAMPGLEALDDSGRVSEAARKARPEAFNLIGIYAALADQSLPDVLSEFAGQPFSGFKKALTDLAVEKLGPIGAEMKRLMANPDHVDAVLRDGGERARALAMPILKEVYDLVGFLRP, encoded by the coding sequence ATGAACCGTATTTTTTCCGGCGTGCAGCCGACTGGCAATCTTCATCTCGGCAACTACCTGGGCGCGATTCGTAATTTCGTGACTCTTCAGGACGACTACGAAAGCATTTTTTGTGTCGTCGATATGCACGCGATTACGGTCTGGCAAAACCCCGAAGAACTGCGCCGCCACACGCGCGAAGTGACCGCGGCTTATCTGGCCGCCGGGATCGACCCGACGCAGAGCATCATCTTCAACCAGAGCCAAGTTGCAGCACACGCGGAACTGGCTTGGATTTTCAACTGCGTCGCGCGCATCGGTTGGTTGAACCGTATGACCCAGTTCAAGGAAAAAGCCGGGAAACACAAGGAAAACGCCAGTGCGGGCCTTTATGTTTATCCAAACCTGATGGCGGCGGACATCCTGGTTTACAAAGCCACCCACGTTCCGGTCGGGGAAGACCAGAAGCAACACCTGGAACTTGCGCGCGATATTGCGCAGAAGTTCAACAACGACTTCGGCCGCGATTTCTTTCCGTTAACCGAGCCTTTGATTCTGGGCAGTGCGACACGTGTCATGTCCCTGCGCGACGGCACTCGCAAGATGAGCAAGTCCGAGGCTTCGGACATGAGCCGCATCAATATGACCGACGATGCCGACGCCATTGCACAGAAGGTGCGCAAGGCGAAGACCGATACCGAAGCGATGCCTGGCCTGGAAGCCCTGGACGATAGCGGCCGCGTTTCCGAGGCGGCCCGCAAGGCCCGGCCCGAGGCTTTCAACCTGATCGGCATCTATGCGGCCCTGGCGGATCAATCGTTGCCGGACGTCCTGAGCGAATTCGCCGGACAACCGTTTTCCGGCTTCAAAAAAGCGCTCACCGATCTCGCCGTCGAAAAGCTCGGTCCGATCGGAGCAGAAATGAAGCGCCTGATGGCCAACCCCGATCATGTGGATGCGGTTCTGCGGGACGGTGGCGAGCGCGCACGAGCGCTGGCTATGCCAATCTTGAAAGAGGTTTATGATTTAGTTGGGTTTTTGCGCCCCTAA
- the murJ gene encoding murein biosynthesis integral membrane protein MurJ: MALVRSLATVGGWTAASRFLGFLRDVLLAGVLGDGPVADAFFVAFKLPNFFRRLFAEGAFNAAFVPLFSRRLEQEGESSAKAFAEDSLAALLVLLLAVTVPALIFMPGLVTVIAPGFLDDADKFEQTVTLSRITFFYLLFMSLAALIGGILNSLYRFTAAAAAPVLLNLCFLVTLTGVLPFLSPEQTGPALAYTVTLAGLAQFLMVYVVAAKHGMALRLPRPRFTPGVKRLFSLMGPGILSGGAVQINIMVGTIVASLQAGAVSWLYYADRVYQLPLGLIGVALGVVLLPELSRKLRAGNRDAALHSFNRGLEMALLLTLPATIALLIVPLPIVVALFERGAFDRQASDAAAAALAAYASGLPAFILVKPFQAAFFAQEDTVTPLKMASVSVIANIVLCVGLFFWLGHVGIALATSLAAWLHVALLILSLKGRDFFHLDLRLKQRLPRMTVASLVMGALLYGLSIPLLPWLDDGIALQAASLAILVACGMISYFGLALAAGAFSARDFKVLFRRNP; the protein is encoded by the coding sequence ATGGCGTTGGTGCGTTCCTTGGCGACGGTGGGGGGCTGGACAGCGGCGAGTCGCTTCCTGGGCTTTCTACGCGACGTTTTGCTGGCGGGTGTCCTGGGCGACGGCCCGGTCGCCGACGCCTTTTTTGTCGCCTTCAAGCTACCGAACTTCTTTCGCAGGCTCTTTGCCGAAGGCGCCTTCAACGCCGCGTTCGTACCGCTTTTCTCCCGCCGCCTGGAACAAGAGGGCGAATCCAGCGCCAAGGCCTTTGCCGAGGACAGCCTGGCCGCGTTGCTGGTTTTGCTGCTGGCGGTGACGGTTCCCGCACTGATCTTCATGCCCGGATTGGTGACTGTGATCGCTCCGGGATTCCTGGACGACGCCGACAAATTCGAACAGACCGTGACACTGTCGCGGATCACTTTTTTCTATCTCCTGTTCATGAGTCTCGCCGCGCTGATCGGCGGGATACTAAACTCGCTGTATCGATTTACGGCCGCGGCCGCCGCGCCGGTCCTGTTAAACCTCTGTTTCCTGGTTACGCTGACCGGCGTTCTTCCTTTCCTGAGCCCTGAACAGACGGGACCCGCCCTTGCCTATACCGTGACCCTGGCAGGGCTTGCGCAGTTTCTGATGGTCTATGTGGTGGCCGCCAAGCACGGCATGGCGCTGCGCCTGCCGCGGCCACGTTTTACGCCCGGCGTCAAACGGCTCTTTAGCTTGATGGGACCGGGAATCCTCTCCGGTGGTGCGGTACAGATCAACATCATGGTCGGCACGATTGTTGCCTCACTGCAAGCCGGCGCCGTGTCCTGGCTCTACTACGCTGACCGGGTGTACCAGTTGCCGCTGGGGTTGATCGGCGTGGCGCTGGGCGTTGTCTTGCTGCCCGAGCTGTCGCGAAAACTGCGCGCGGGTAATAGAGACGCCGCGCTGCATTCTTTTAATCGGGGCCTGGAGATGGCGCTGCTGCTCACCCTGCCCGCCACCATTGCCTTGCTGATCGTACCTTTGCCGATCGTCGTGGCCTTGTTCGAGCGCGGCGCCTTCGACCGTCAGGCAAGCGATGCCGCCGCCGCCGCGCTTGCCGCCTATGCGAGCGGTCTTCCGGCATTCATCCTCGTCAAGCCCTTCCAGGCCGCCTTCTTTGCCCAGGAAGACACCGTAACGCCGTTGAAGATGGCGAGCGTCTCGGTGATCGCCAACATTGTGCTGTGCGTCGGTTTGTTTTTCTGGTTGGGGCATGTTGGCATCGCACTGGCGACTTCCCTGGCCGCCTGGCTGCATGTTGCCCTGTTGATCCTATCCCTCAAAGGCCGTGACTTCTTCCACCTTGATCTGCGCCTGAAGCAGCGGCTGCCACGAATGACCGTCGCCAGCCTTGTCATGGGCGCGTTGCTCTACGGGCTGTCGATACCGCTCCTCCCCTGGTTGGACGACGGTATCGCCCTGCAGGCCGCATCCCTGGCGATTCTCGTTGCCTGCGGCATGATTTCCTATTTTGGGCTGGCGCTGGCGGCCGGTGCGTTTTCGGCGAGGGATTTTAAGGTTTTGTTCCGGCGTAACCCTTGA
- a CDS encoding glutathione S-transferase family protein: protein MRTLYHLWLDSGSRKIRILLKEKGLDFQMKVEKLWERREEFLRLSPSGELPVLIEENGISLPGQNVITEYLEEAFPEPSLLGGSDPLDRAEVRRVAQWFDVKFRQEVTDNLVEEKVMKRFLRLGAPEAAAIRAGHANIHYHLDYIAWLSERRKWLAGDHFSLADVAAASQLSCLDYLGDVPWEKHEAAKDWYARVKSRPSVQPLLADRIPGLLPPAHYADLDF, encoded by the coding sequence ATGCGAACGCTCTATCACCTCTGGCTTGATTCCGGCAGCCGCAAAATCCGTATCCTGCTGAAGGAAAAGGGCCTCGACTTTCAGATGAAGGTCGAGAAGCTTTGGGAGCGACGGGAAGAATTCCTGCGCCTCTCGCCGTCCGGCGAATTACCGGTTCTGATTGAAGAGAACGGCATTTCCCTTCCCGGGCAAAACGTCATCACGGAGTATTTGGAGGAGGCCTTCCCGGAGCCGTCTCTTCTGGGTGGCAGCGACCCTCTGGACCGGGCCGAAGTGCGCCGCGTGGCGCAGTGGTTTGACGTCAAGTTTCGCCAGGAAGTGACGGACAACCTGGTCGAGGAAAAGGTGATGAAGCGCTTCCTGAGGCTGGGCGCGCCGGAAGCGGCGGCCATCCGCGCGGGTCACGCGAACATACACTATCATTTGGACTATATTGCCTGGTTGTCGGAGCGGCGGAAATGGCTGGCAGGGGACCACTTCAGCCTCGCCGATGTCGCCGCGGCCTCGCAGCTTTCCTGTCTGGATTATCTGGGTGATGTGCCTTGGGAGAAACATGAGGCGGCCAAGGACTGGTATGCACGCGTCAAATCGCGGCCAAGCGTGCAGCCGCTGCTGGCCGACCGCATTCCCGGGCTGTTACCGCCCGCCCATTACGCCGATCTGGATTTTTAG
- the htpX gene encoding zinc metalloprotease HtpX codes for MRLFRTGMLLAALTAIFMLAGFLIGGQGGMIIALLIAAATNFFAYWNADKVVLRMYKAREVTAAESPALHAIVSQLAANAGLPMPKVYIIDNPQPNAFATGRNPQNAAVAATTGLLNTLNQEEVAGVMAHELAHVKNRDTLTMTLTATVAGAISMLANMGLWFGAFGGGNRNNPLGIVGVLLMAFLAPMAAMLVQMAISRTREYEADRIGAEICGRPLWLASALEKMQVSASRIDNVTAERNPASASLFIINPLHAQKVDSLFSTHPNTANRITKLREMAAGMGQKQTRNPWR; via the coding sequence ATGAGGTTGTTTCGCACGGGTATGCTGCTTGCGGCACTGACCGCAATTTTCATGCTGGCCGGTTTTCTGATCGGCGGCCAGGGCGGCATGATCATCGCTCTGTTGATCGCCGCTGCAACCAATTTCTTCGCCTACTGGAACGCCGACAAGGTTGTGCTCCGGATGTACAAGGCGCGCGAGGTGACAGCCGCTGAATCACCGGCGCTCCATGCCATTGTCTCCCAGTTAGCCGCCAACGCGGGCTTGCCGATGCCCAAGGTTTATATCATCGACAACCCGCAGCCCAATGCCTTCGCCACCGGGCGCAATCCGCAGAATGCGGCCGTGGCGGCCACCACGGGCTTGCTCAATACGCTCAATCAGGAGGAAGTGGCCGGCGTCATGGCGCACGAACTGGCGCATGTCAAAAACCGCGACACCCTCACCATGACCCTGACGGCCACGGTGGCGGGCGCCATCTCCATGCTGGCCAACATGGGTTTGTGGTTTGGCGCATTCGGAGGCGGAAACCGTAACAACCCGCTGGGTATCGTCGGCGTCTTGCTGATGGCGTTCCTGGCGCCCATGGCCGCCATGCTCGTGCAGATGGCCATTTCGCGCACCCGCGAGTACGAAGCCGACCGCATCGGCGCGGAGATTTGCGGCCGGCCTCTATGGCTGGCCAGCGCATTGGAGAAGATGCAGGTGAGCGCCAGCCGAATCGACAACGTGACCGCAGAGCGCAATCCGGCAAGCGCCTCGCTGTTCATCATCAATCCGCTACACGCCCAGAAGGTCGATAGTCTGTTTTCCACCCATCCAAACACGGCAAACCGCATCACCAAGCTACGGGAGATGGCCGCGGGGATGGGCCAGAAGCAGACCCGCAACCCCTGGCGCTGA
- a CDS encoding DUF1674 domain-containing protein codes for MTESYKVHQPQGRKAATVGSSPLPRDQRQRRVAEAAERAKQEAEARRRKQDAAAQVRPVERQGPEGPEPTRYGDWEKKGICYDF; via the coding sequence ATGACCGAGTCGTACAAAGTTCATCAACCGCAAGGCCGCAAGGCAGCGACCGTCGGGTCGAGTCCTCTGCCACGCGACCAGCGTCAACGCCGCGTTGCCGAGGCGGCGGAGCGTGCAAAACAAGAGGCCGAAGCGCGCCGCCGGAAGCAAGACGCCGCCGCACAAGTACGCCCTGTCGAGCGTCAGGGCCCCGAAGGTCCGGAGCCAACTCGTTACGGCGATTGGGAAAAGAAGGGTATTTGCTACGACTTCTGA
- a CDS encoding c-type cytochrome has translation MAAIPVLLTSTSAFAASDGATLYQQNCASCHGSNLEGQPNWKQRKPDGKLPAPPHDVSGHTWHHSDQQNFEITKLGIEALVSGYKSDMIGFGDKLSDDEIWAILDYIKSTWPEEIRARRKANGLERPEG, from the coding sequence TTGGCGGCTATCCCCGTTCTTTTGACCAGCACAAGTGCCTTTGCCGCGAGCGATGGCGCCACGCTTTACCAACAGAATTGTGCATCATGTCACGGAAGCAATCTGGAAGGTCAGCCGAACTGGAAACAACGGAAGCCGGACGGCAAGCTCCCGGCACCGCCGCATGACGTCTCCGGGCATACTTGGCACCATAGCGATCAGCAGAATTTTGAGATCACCAAGCTGGGGATCGAGGCACTGGTGTCCGGCTACAAGTCCGACATGATCGGATTTGGCGATAAGCTGAGCGACGACGAGATATGGGCAATCTTGGACTACATCAAATCCACTTGGCCCGAGGAAATCCGTGCCCGGCGAAAGGCAAACGGGTTGGAGCGGCCCGAAGGCTGA
- a CDS encoding PLP-dependent aminotransferase family protein, which yields MAKRVNAAPILQFDLGRYDGPVYQRLYLALREAVLEGRLPPGSRLPSSRALAEELACSRNTVVTAFDQLHAEGYLDRQVGAGSFVSKILPEELLVARPQPSNNARKAVAPRSLSPRGAVLAASRPLAAVAQARHRAFLPGLADPEHFPFDLWSKLLTRTWRRPPQSLFMHGHPAGLPALREALAAHLIRARNLDCTAEQIIITTGAQQALALAAQLLLSPGDEVWIEDPGYPGLRGPLTAAAAVGRPVAVDAEGLSVAAGRLRAPKARMAVVSPSHHYPLSVVMSLSRRLELLDWARQHTAWIIEDDYDSEYRYAGRPLAALQSLDSPQRGGAGRVLYIGSFSKTLFPSLRLGYLVVPADLAERFVAARHALDDHSSAITQPALAAFIGEGHFATHLRRMRKLYGERQAALLRIAGERLADLLEIKPDEAGLHLVAGLGAALTGRMNDQQAVAAAARAGISVDALSRYYLEAPARQGLLMGYAAVPEETMAGACDRLAKSLRESLRS from the coding sequence ATGGCCAAGCGCGTCAATGCGGCGCCAATACTACAGTTCGACCTTGGTCGATACGACGGCCCCGTTTATCAGCGTCTTTATCTTGCGCTGCGGGAAGCTGTGTTGGAAGGGCGCTTGCCGCCCGGCAGCCGCCTGCCGTCCAGCCGCGCGCTGGCCGAAGAATTGGCCTGTTCGCGCAACACGGTGGTCACGGCATTCGATCAACTCCATGCGGAGGGATACCTCGACCGTCAAGTCGGCGCGGGCAGTTTCGTCTCGAAGATCTTGCCGGAAGAGTTGCTGGTCGCGCGGCCGCAGCCATCGAACAATGCCCGGAAGGCGGTGGCGCCGCGGTCCCTTTCACCGCGCGGAGCGGTCCTGGCGGCCAGCCGCCCGCTCGCGGCGGTTGCTCAGGCGCGCCACCGCGCCTTTTTGCCCGGCTTGGCCGATCCTGAGCATTTCCCTTTTGATCTTTGGAGTAAGCTTCTTACGCGTACTTGGCGCCGCCCGCCGCAGTCGCTTTTCATGCATGGTCATCCCGCAGGGCTTCCCGCGCTGCGCGAAGCGCTGGCAGCGCATCTAATTCGGGCACGCAACCTCGACTGCACGGCGGAGCAAATCATCATCACGACGGGTGCACAACAGGCCTTGGCGCTGGCGGCTCAGCTCTTGCTTTCGCCAGGCGACGAAGTTTGGATCGAGGATCCTGGTTATCCGGGTTTGCGCGGGCCTTTGACTGCCGCCGCCGCAGTCGGCCGTCCGGTTGCCGTCGATGCCGAGGGTCTGTCGGTCGCGGCGGGCCGCCTGCGTGCGCCCAAGGCGCGGATGGCGGTGGTTTCGCCGTCCCACCACTACCCTTTATCGGTTGTTATGTCGTTGTCGCGCAGGCTGGAGCTTCTGGACTGGGCGCGACAGCACACGGCGTGGATCATCGAGGACGACTACGACAGTGAGTACCGTTATGCAGGACGACCGCTGGCGGCACTGCAATCTTTGGATAGCCCGCAGCGCGGGGGCGCTGGGCGGGTGCTCTACATCGGTAGCTTTTCCAAAACTCTCTTCCCTTCGCTGCGGCTGGGCTATCTCGTCGTGCCCGCCGATCTCGCAGAGCGCTTCGTGGCCGCGCGCCATGCGCTCGACGATCACTCTTCCGCCATAACGCAGCCGGCGCTGGCGGCGTTCATAGGCGAGGGGCACTTCGCGACCCACCTGCGGCGCATGCGTAAGCTCTACGGTGAGCGGCAGGCGGCCTTGCTGCGGATCGCCGGGGAGCGATTGGCGGACCTTCTGGAGATCAAACCGGATGAGGCAGGTTTGCATTTAGTGGCAGGGCTTGGTGCAGCCTTGACCGGGCGCATGAATGATCAACAAGCAGTTGCCGCCGCTGCGCGAGCGGGTATCTCCGTCGACGCGCTTAGCCGGTATTATCTTGAGGCGCCTGCCCGGCAAGGTTTGCTGATGGGTTATGCGGCCGTTCCGGAAGAAACTATGGCAGGAGCCTGCGATCGCTTGGCTAAATCCTTGAGGGAGTCGCTGCGATCATAA
- a CDS encoding aminotransferase, translating into MTKGVWTREPGSGDNGPAPGDEIEALAKRHLLQPWESLEHLGQSARTVLDRAENIYLYDSEGNKLIDAPAGMWCVQVGYGCREIAEAMANQAMQLAYNSPWYTTSGPAAELAARIADKTPGDLNHIFFTTGGSTAVDSALRFVQFYNNYLGRPEKKLILSRQSAYHGSTYLSASCSGKERDKVFLDFAGNLVHHLSSPLVYRRPDGMTEAQFCDFLIAEMESTILEKGADKIAAFIAEPILASGGVVVPPEGYHKRTLELCRKHEILYIADEVVTAFGRLGHWFASEEVFGITPDIITFAKGITSGYVPLGGMAVSQKVMAEVSGSDAKGAVYSNGYTYSGHPVSCAAAMANMDVIEKEGILEHVRDITPYFQDKLAELDALALVGDVRGAGLVGCVDCVADRKAKNPLKLDSEVGGRIDAHCQEKGLIVRPVYNMCVMSPPLVIRERQIDTMVGILRAGIEDTMVDLEREGLWHAPRD; encoded by the coding sequence ATGACGAAGGGCGTTTGGACGCGGGAACCCGGATCGGGAGACAATGGACCCGCGCCAGGCGATGAGATCGAGGCGCTTGCGAAGCGGCACCTTTTGCAACCGTGGGAGTCCCTGGAGCATCTGGGACAATCCGCGCGCACGGTGCTCGACCGGGCCGAGAACATCTACCTGTATGATTCGGAAGGGAACAAGCTGATCGACGCGCCGGCGGGCATGTGGTGCGTTCAGGTCGGCTACGGTTGCCGCGAGATTGCCGAAGCCATGGCCAATCAGGCCATGCAGCTCGCCTACAATTCACCCTGGTACACGACCTCCGGTCCAGCAGCCGAACTGGCGGCGCGAATTGCCGACAAGACGCCGGGAGACCTGAATCATATCTTCTTTACGACCGGCGGTTCTACGGCGGTCGATTCTGCTCTGCGTTTCGTGCAGTTCTACAACAATTACCTGGGCCGTCCGGAAAAGAAGCTAATCCTATCGCGGCAATCGGCCTATCACGGAAGCACCTATCTATCGGCTTCGTGCTCTGGCAAGGAGCGTGACAAGGTTTTTCTCGATTTTGCAGGGAACCTCGTGCATCACCTTTCATCTCCGCTGGTTTACCGGCGGCCGGATGGGATGACCGAAGCGCAGTTTTGCGACTTCCTGATTGCGGAGATGGAATCCACGATTCTGGAGAAGGGCGCAGATAAGATTGCGGCCTTTATCGCCGAACCGATTCTGGCTTCCGGCGGCGTAGTGGTGCCGCCGGAGGGCTATCACAAGCGCACGCTCGAACTCTGCCGCAAGCACGAAATTCTCTACATCGCCGACGAGGTGGTCACGGCGTTTGGGCGCCTTGGGCACTGGTTTGCGTCCGAGGAGGTGTTCGGCATCACTCCGGACATCATTACCTTCGCCAAGGGTATTACTTCGGGTTACGTGCCGTTGGGCGGCATGGCGGTTTCCCAGAAGGTGATGGCCGAGGTCAGTGGCAGCGACGCCAAGGGCGCGGTCTATTCCAACGGCTATACCTATTCCGGGCACCCGGTTTCCTGCGCGGCGGCCATGGCCAACATGGACGTCATCGAGAAGGAGGGAATTCTGGAGCATGTGCGCGATATCACGCCCTACTTCCAGGATAAACTCGCCGAACTTGATGCATTGGCGCTGGTGGGTGACGTGCGTGGTGCGGGGTTGGTCGGCTGCGTGGATTGTGTCGCCGACCGGAAGGCCAAGAACCCCCTGAAGCTCGATTCCGAGGTGGGGGGAAGGATTGATGCGCACTGCCAGGAGAAGGGTCTGATCGTTCGACCGGTCTACAATATGTGCGTGATGTCGCCGCCGCTGGTCATTCGCGAACGGCAGATCGACACGATGGTGGGAATCTTGCGTGCGGGGATCGAGGACACGATGGTCGACCTGGAACGCGAAGGGCTGTGGCACGCGCCTCGGGACTAA
- a CDS encoding flavodoxin family protein: MATKKLLVVAHAPSPNTRRLRDAVLAGARHPDIEGVDVACLAPLDAGPEDVLKANAIILGTTENLGYMSGAMKDFFDRSYYPCLEKTQGLPYALFIRAGHDGTGTRRAIESITTGLRWRQIREPLLCRGAYQESFQTDCEELGMLVAAGLEAGIF; encoded by the coding sequence ATGGCGACGAAGAAGCTACTGGTAGTTGCTCATGCACCATCACCGAATACCCGGCGCCTGCGCGACGCAGTGCTGGCCGGAGCGCGTCATCCTGATATCGAGGGGGTCGACGTTGCCTGCCTGGCGCCCTTGGATGCGGGGCCCGAGGATGTGCTCAAGGCAAATGCCATCATACTGGGAACCACGGAGAACCTTGGTTACATGAGCGGCGCGATGAAGGATTTCTTTGATCGCAGCTATTATCCCTGCCTCGAAAAGACCCAAGGGTTACCCTATGCCCTTTTCATCCGCGCCGGACACGACGGCACCGGCACAAGGCGTGCGATCGAAAGTATCACAACAGGCCTGCGCTGGCGGCAGATAAGAGAACCCCTGCTTTGCCGCGGCGCTTACCAGGAGAGTTTCCAGACCGACTGCGAAGAGTTGGGAATGCTGGTGGCGGCGGGGCTGGAAGCCGGAATCTTCTAA
- a CDS encoding SDR family NAD(P)-dependent oxidoreductase — protein MIPEYHHALIIGAGEGLSASLARLFRDKGLRLSLAARNASKLTALCDEIGATAYACDASDASSVNALFEALDNTPGGAPDVVVYNPSARQRGPIAELDADAVLAALKITAYGGFLVSQQAVRRMLPQGQGAILFTGASASVKGYPQSAPFAMGKFALRGLAESLAREVQPQGIHVAHFVIDGAIRNPGRENPADKPDSLLDPHAIALTYWQTLKQDRSAWANEIALRPWLERF, from the coding sequence ATGATTCCAGAATACCATCACGCTTTGATCATTGGTGCAGGAGAGGGCCTGTCGGCCTCACTTGCGCGTCTGTTCCGTGACAAGGGACTGCGGCTTTCTCTTGCTGCCCGGAATGCCAGTAAGCTGACCGCGCTTTGCGATGAGATCGGCGCCACGGCCTACGCTTGCGATGCCTCTGACGCGTCGTCGGTGAACGCTCTCTTCGAGGCGCTGGACAACACGCCGGGCGGCGCTCCCGACGTTGTGGTTTACAATCCCAGTGCCCGGCAGCGAGGTCCGATTGCCGAGTTGGACGCCGATGCGGTTTTAGCCGCATTGAAGATCACAGCCTATGGCGGCTTTCTGGTATCGCAGCAAGCCGTGCGGCGCATGCTGCCGCAAGGCCAGGGAGCGATTCTGTTCACCGGGGCGTCGGCCAGTGTGAAGGGTTATCCGCAGTCCGCGCCCTTCGCCATGGGAAAGTTCGCCCTTCGCGGCCTGGCCGAAAGCCTGGCGCGGGAAGTGCAACCGCAAGGTATTCACGTCGCCCATTTCGTCATCGACGGCGCGATTCGAAATCCGGGACGGGAGAACCCGGCGGATAAGCCCGATAGTTTGCTTGATCCACATGCAATAGCGCTCACCTACTGGCAGACCTTGAAGCAGGATCGAAGTGCGTGGGCCAACGAAATCGCCCTGCGGCCCTGGCTTGAGCGTTTCTAA